The Mercenaria mercenaria strain notata chromosome 1, MADL_Memer_1, whole genome shotgun sequence nucleotide sequence AAATTTtcttattaatgttttttttttttttcgtgtttttcttttgttatgCATGCAGTTGTTTATAGCTCGTATGACACCCGGTATATTTTTGGGTTTACagttgaaactgaaactgaaactgaaactggtttattcgcttaaacgcctatttctacatttacaGTTGACCCTGTCCTTGCAGCCACATGTCTTAAGCAACCACTTAACCTAAGCAGCCAGTCGGCTTACTTCCCAATTTGAATTTTTGTTATAATATCAACTTGTCTTAAGCGGCCAGCTGCCTTTAGCAGTTTGTATTGCTTCCtaactggctgcttaatacaggtttgacagtattttcttcattttcttttctcaTTATGTCTAATTACTAAGTGTAATTGCCTTTGCAGTGTTCACATTTTTGTAtagtattttattatgtttttctgTTAGTtgtgaatgaaaacaaaatttctgTGGTACCTGTCAGTTGCTGATATTATCATTCTAACTGAAAAAAATGGAACTTCAAACGATGTTTATTATCTTTTCAGATCTAAAAAGCTACACAGAGGAAGGTGAACATAACGAATGAAGTATCTACGGAAGTAAACAAGCCTGCTAATAAGAGGACGACGTAAAACTAATGAAGGAATTAACTGAACATATGAATTAATTAGCAGATGCCATTACGATGATGAATATTTCGTAATTATATATACGTAAACAGTAATGATGAAAGATTCAACTGGATAAAGTCGAATTAAATCTCCTTAGAGAACGTTTAATCAAAGCTGCCGATTGGCTTGATACGATAATGTTTTAGTCAATATGATTACGAAAATATGGATTTAATGAAAGATAACTCGCCTATAATTAACGAGTAGGATTATAAAAGGATTTTCTTGTCAGTCGGTACGAAGTATAAATTGTTTAATCTCTCGGGAGTAACAGAGTGTGAATAGACCAAAGCGTGCTGAGTTATACATCCTTTATGCaagcaaaagaaaaagaaaagaaagaaaatataccTACAAAGCGGTCTGGGCAGTACTTTATTCTTGTTTTGTATGCAGACTTTTCTGGATCGTAGGTATTTAATGTCCCATTGACAACGAATCAGTTCTTCGTTCGCGTGAATATTGTGCAACAACTGACATTTTACGTAGAGCTAGTTTTTAATGGGGATGTTCTGGAAAATGTCTGCTTAAACTAACTTTAAAGCCACGAATATCGTTTAATcccatttcaattttttttatttcctagaTTTGAAAATAATAGTTTCGGTCGTGTTGAACTGATGTAAGACGATATAAACAGATACGTATGCATGCAACTATTTTGCTCCAAAAGAAAGGGTGAAAGAAGGTTCAGTGTTCGCAGCTTTTTAACTGCAGGATTCCGGAATGCGACAATGTAGAACATAATGTTCTCCCGTACCAAACATACGGCCCAGTTTCTTGTATTAGACGGACAAGTAATGAaagcaaatatgaaaaaaaattgttgatgaaGTTTGCATGACCATGTCATTTTATCATCAGAGGTAGAAACACAGCGTGTTTCCTATCAATTACAAACCAGAGAACTTGTCTTTACTTCAGACATGGAACCTACATATTCGTATAAAGATCTGAAACTAGAAAGTCAtgattatattcatttaaatattactaaTATCACGCAAACGGATGATAATGATCTTCTAATGAATTACAACATTAGAGAATTCCAGTCCAAATTACCTGCAATAATTTACACATCGATTCTTATGTTAATTGGAACTCCGGGTAATATAATAGTtctatatgtatatttctttaaatggAGAAAAAGTACATCTAGAATGTTCATATTATTTTTGACAGCTTTGGATTTAATAAACTGTGTGACGACTTTACCAATGGAGATTTATATCATGATTTATTCCGTCATTCTAGATAAACCGTGGCTTTGCAAGGTGACACGATTTTCAACGTACACTCTCAACAGCTCCTCAGCCGCTATTCTCGTCGCTATAGCGATTGACAGGTTCCGCCGGATATGTCGTCCCCATGGCCCTCAATTCAGTGCTTCGAAATCAAAACGTATATGCATCGGTTGTATAATGCTAGCGTTTACACTTACATGGCCTGCTTTGCTGTTTTATGGTACAAGAATTATTCCTTTAGGGCAGGTGCACGGAAAAGCGTGCCTGTTAGAGAATAAGTACGATACATCTATATATCCGACAATATTCTTTGTATTTCAGATGGCTAGTACTGTTGTAATTTTCACTACCTTGTCAGTGTTGTATTATTTCGTAGGAATACAAGTGTGTAAGCATCGACAAATGCGTATGAGGAGAAAAGCTGAAACTGCCGCAGCTAAGGAcatgatagaaaacgaaaaaactTCAACCAGCAAGGAGGATACACTTTTACAGGAATCTGATTCCACAGACTTAAAAATAACTCAAATCAGGCGTAAGTCAATTAAGGAAAATAAATTAGATGGAATAGAATTAAAGCCATTAGAAATAAACCATCTCCATGTGAGTAGTTCATTTAATGATGTTTCTGCTGCAGATACTGTATCAACGTGTGATGGTAGATCACGGTGTGATACAATCAGATCTAGGTGTGATACAATCATATCTCTACCTGATGAACATAGGAATGGTGGCTCAAGCAAGAAAAGACCGAGGACAAGTAAACACAAGTTTACAAAAAGGAAGGGGACGTTGAAAGATTCATTGACCAAAGTGAACGGACATTGCATGCACATGAAGCTCAGAATAGGGCGATCGACACTCATGTTGTTCCTTATAACCTGCGCATATATAGTTAGTTTTCTTCCGTTTTATATTATAGCGATTATCCGTCAGACATACTCCGACTTTTTGAGTCAGCTAGAAGGTACCAGTTACATGACATATAATGTTTTTCTGAGGTCGTACTTATTGTCCAGTGCAATCAATCCAATTATTTACTCATTTTGTAATGCTCAATTTAGATCTTTCTGTCTTGATATGTGCAGAAAGAAGACAGAAAGGAGAACgattttgtaaaatgatattattatttgTAGTAAATGTAATATTTGTCTCAATAAAATGCTCAAACTTTTCAAAAAGTAATTCTTATAACTTTTCTGCAGACCTTGAAGTTACCAGTATTCTCTGTGAGAACTATTGTCTATTTCATATCTAAATACGGATTTGTTATTACAAAACCTTTTCTTCTTACTTAGTCCCATTTTAAAAGGACATATCGAAATATTTCGCTAAAAGTAAACACAAATTATAAAATCTGTGACAAAAGAAAATCTGATGTACTTCTATATATCATTTTCGAAATTAATTTTTGACAATTTATAACTCGCATTACTCTACTTTTGAATATAGTTTCGTACTTGCAAAATAGCATTTGATATTTTCTCTGAGAAACAGAGGTATAATTCTCTGTAACATTTCAATATTACACTGAAACCAGTTAATAAACagcaattgttttaaaaaaatattattattgcaAAATGATAATATACACAGATGACCAATTTCAGCTTTCAATGTATATTTCACAAAACGTTCTGAAATGTTTTAAtggattttttggaaaaaaaaaagtttatatgcGCATTAAAATCCagtgattttgatattttaacaaaaatactgaCTTGCATACACTTTCGCTCAgttaatatttcaaactaaaatatttaaaacgataTACACGTCTAAGACAGCAATATTCAGTATGCATAAGCTTTTTAGATCTGCTTACAAATCAAAATATATGGTGTATGGATTGAATTTCTTATAATGACCGCTTTGCTTTGGCAGTGGTTTTAAACTGTTGTCTGTCGTGTTATGTTTTAACTAGTCCACCCTTTTCAAGACATGAAATAAGAGTCAAGACATCTTCGTTGAAATTTACAACAAATGCATTACCAGACCGAATGATAAATAGACGCTAAGCAACTGTCCGAATTGGTACTTCCTTTTTGTGAAAGCATTTATTGTAACTATAATTTTCGTATTATACAATACTATTCAAGACAGaagatatatttacatttattctatatatattttatttatccaacgtttatttgcaacacgtgaccgtacaatatattaccgtattagacgcacgtgcgtacaaaataatcttgtatttttttcgtatttggacggttcaacagtcccatgttaaacaaacGATAAAGCCCggaacgcgtgaaaatgttccaaatgtaaatTAGGTGAAGTAGGTGCTctatggaggcagtaaacagttttcagagcttctcggcctagagtcgcctacacaactttcaaaacctcacacaaaagtctgtaaccacacacctgatataaagatattgcaacattaacatgactgtatgtctagcgttacaaaccatctgcaatacagctctaatatctagttttctgtttacaagatcTGAATTTTGTGCCCTCCTGGTCGcagaaactgatgacgaaaaaaaagctaaatttgccaattttcaaatcgctcCGGATATTTTCCTGCAAATAATTGCCCCAATTGCTACACGGTTTCATACTccggtaacactgtaaaatctgaaaataagctcaaatatatgtgccatccgtaccgttttttcactattccagttttcctgaggcccctgctaaaatgacaattccactttaagctagctcagcggAGGCATGTATTCGCATTTACAGCCTCCTATGTACAGAGCTTGATTATGCCTCTTGAAATCAGGATTATTGGAAAATAGTAAAAAGGCAGATCaatcatttataatttaaactaaaacaaaatagatatataataaaaaggttatttaacattgtactgtataatacgagatatatttggactcgtacccagctgggcctagcggctcgtccaataagGTTTTCTCAGCTAGGTacaagtccaaatatatctccgtattgtacagaacaatgttaaataacctaatagtactTTAGGTTTAACATATTTTCATTACTCGAAGTATGACGTTCTATAGATATCATGCACAGAAAATGTTTAATTCTCCAACACATCGGCTAAGTCACATTTCACAgaagtttatttttgaaatgttttaaagttatccGATCGCCTTTTAATGAACacaattgttatatattttgtgtCAGTACTAGCGAACATGTTTTTCAGCTAACACCTAATTACAGGATGAAAAACGTATAAAGAGATATTGTTAGTCCTTAGATAAATCAAGGTTCTATTAAATTATATGATCGGTTTAATGAAACATTAATTTAACTAAGTTTAACGACTAATTGTTAATGCTtatgttgcattttattttaatacaatCACACGTATAAAGTGATGTGTGATATCGACTCTGTCaggttaaatataattattatttaaatctttaagaaGATTAATATATCAACGGTTAATCCTAGTTGTTTACCAATGGTTAATGTGCGTGTTATGTTGTTTTTCGTTTACAACAATTTTTACCTTAACCTTTTACTCATAATCTAttgcggtggtctagtggataaggtgtcggccgctcaatccaggggtctgggttcgagccccactggggtcacgaccatgacttctcatatgacaccagtactgggttttccaggaagcggactcgagagtggttccaataagcttgaatttttcatcacaatcgagctaaaacaaattagtataaactaatctATTGCTACTGTCACTTGGTATAACGTTTTAGTATCTCTCTCTATAACAAGGACGGAAAAAATTGAGTTGCTAACATTCGCAATTATTCTTTGATTCAAACATCCTTCCTGATCATGTATAAAGTTAAAACCACGAATAACTGCAGCGAACAAACAAGAAACTCGCCCGTCAATCACATCATGAATGGGTATAAATTTGTCCTTTAAATATCAATAAAGCTGATAGCGATATACATGCAGAGAAAAAGACCTTTTAACTATACAGAAAATAAATACGTCATATTGTAAGAACATTTGAGTTATGTTGCATTCTGTTATATACAATGAATTTGAATGTTTACGCATAAAGGCTTACTCTAGAATTCCCtctatatgagatgggcgaaatttttcccaatagtagaatttcttcaaactttggatattgaaggactgTGGCAatgttaaatgtcgcaacgccgctaaatgacgcaaccaccgttatatgtcgcattattatacctcacttttgtctacaatggtaaaatcccattacccgaaaaagagatattttgactatcagaaacattttcaacctttttgacacgtgaccaagcgaaagtgactgtcaagtcatgtgaccgcgctgatattttgaatgtcatataagggcaaataactgctataattttttagccaaaatgattgcctcccttgtacacaatgtcatattgtaatgacgtcactattcaGTGTGTACACAGGTAATTACCgagctaaagatgaaactgttgatttaaattaattaaaaacatttttaaaactttttatgtgcttaattttgttcggcataataaaataaatatcatatgacagcgtgtgcgacattgatattgtcaaccctcgaaacagaatgtcaccactcggctttcgcctcgggtgacattctgccctcgggttgacaatatcaatgtcacatacgctgccatatgatatttatataatgttgacgttaaatgtcgcaaccaccgctaaatgtcgcaaaatcgtctgccgctaaatgtcgcacctttaacgtttaATGTCgcaaatttgcccaccgttatatgtcgcaactccaacgctaaatgtcgcacagcaaaataagagttaaacagtcctttacaacttagagataagattgGTTTGCATGCTTGCATTCATCAGTATGCAATGtgttgatttgggaagggctgaaaatgacctttcactctaatctgcaacGTTTGCTTTTCTAGTGGTCCCGCACAaacatacgttatatattctatatttataggtttgagcactaacgtagtactcgccacagtactaaatttatttcaggtctgaactatgcaattctatggagtcctgtttagctcatgagatattaagctcgcgttgtatcgcatgtcttgagtcgacctgaatttcgttacacaacagcccgggggccagaaattgttgatggaggtgGGGTTGGGGGGGAAGGGGGACACCaattaaaacaaaagcgtcaccggcgacgtgcgatAGTACGGGTTCCTCTATCCGTAATTGTGGAAAGTTTTTTATGACAGGTATTGAAATGCTGCCTGTGGTGGCATTTTGTCTATTTATTTGAGGTACTTACTAGAGGGCATTCCCCTTATTTTAGTTGGTTAGGGTTTCTTTCCCCTTTATAATTTGAATACAGGAATGTGGATGCTGgactttattgcattttttgttcaaaatttcggtgtatgggaggggttatccctgccattttcgagggctcaggggtTCTCCCCGGGACAGTTTGAAAATCAGGTATATAATGGTTGCCTCCGGTGCTGGAGgagtactcccctcattttaaggggtcaaaGGTTCTGCCCCATTGGggatttttgaaatataagtacaAAATGTTCGCttctggggcgttttgggtctacattttgagaaaatattatttccaaaaaaatcgGGGGCAACttagatgagtataagtcactactaagccaacaagggtggggttgggggtgggggatcggCTCAGGCCGCGATCCGGGCATGTTACAACAACTGGATGTTAacacgcgacacgaagactgtaactgttttgtaccagctgtagaaaacgaagattttctattgaGCAGCCACGGATTCGTTTCTTTTTTGGagttttacatttaaaatcacAAGTTggctatcaagcttcaatggcggggAAAGATCCAGTTtggccctctgtacatttttttaggtaaagcgggaattttgatattattttacttttagtcgcttaaaattatttgatttagtctcattcccctaattatcctacttttccgcttacccacacataacccccctCGCTCCCCACccccttcagaaatgtaaatatttatattttctattaattgtcttggtgcggtgtgtttgtgtcttagatttctgtgtcgttatccaccccgttccccacccatacccaacccccacaaacatacaatcTCATTATCAAATCGTATTTacttagaagaaacctcagaatattactgtcctaaaacactggccctattacaaaataataaatacttttcttgcgtgactgttcaagcaaagtgtggaactcaggtgagcgatctaagACCAACAAAGcccgcttgttgctatacgttacaacacttatcattaagaaattatttgtattacataaacctgttaatatTCTTCcctcaaaaagtaaaaatacacaATGAAtttgatagtcatagtgtcaaatagaaATGCGACATTTATCGTGGtattgcgacatataacggtaggtaaatttttgcgacatttaacgttaaaggtgcgacatatagcggcagacgattttgcgacattttggttgcgacatttaacgtcaaccttgcgacatttgacggtggttgcgacatttagcggcgttgtgacatttaacgttgccacaaggacaattatctaagaaacaaaaaatatgcaataaaaatcataggtcaccggtactgaaaaagagttacctgcccttgaaaacggtttTTGCAggcaaaacattcattttattcTACAG carries:
- the LOC123544902 gene encoding muscarinic acetylcholine receptor M2-like — encoded protein: MEPTYSYKDLKLESHDYIHLNITNITQTDDNDLLMNYNIREFQSKLPAIIYTSILMLIGTPGNIIVLYVYFFKWRKSTSRMFILFLTALDLINCVTTLPMEIYIMIYSVILDKPWLCKVTRFSTYTLNSSSAAILVAIAIDRFRRICRPHGPQFSASKSKRICIGCIMLAFTLTWPALLFYGTRIIPLGQVHGKACLLENKYDTSIYPTIFFVFQMASTVVIFTTLSVLYYFVGIQVCKHRQMRMRRKAETAAAKDMIENEKTSTSKEDTLLQESDSTDLKITQIRRKSIKENKLDGIELKPLEINHLHVSSSFNDVSAADTVSTCDGRSRCDTIRSRCDTIISLPDEHRNGGSSKKRPRTSKHKFTKRKGTLKDSLTKVNGHCMHMKLRIGRSTLMLFLITCAYIVSFLPFYIIAIIRQTYSDFLSQLEGTSYMTYNVFLRSYLLSSAINPIIYSFCNAQFRSFCLDMCRKKTERRTIL